Genomic DNA from Magnolia sinica isolate HGM2019 chromosome 4, MsV1, whole genome shotgun sequence:
tatagctgttgtaggtatgtGTTGTGGGAAGACGaacactgacactcctcgagctccgagttgtacgaacggtttaaaggagatcaaagtttcatggcccccatagtgatgtatttattatatctagactgttcatctatttttagagatcattttagaacattatccaaaaaatgaatcatatccaaagttcatctggaccacaccataaatagcaatagagataatgattttcactgttaaacaatttgtagggcccaccataacgtttattttacatctaatctgttcataaggtcacaaatacccaaatgaagagaaaaaacaaatttcatattgatccaaaacttctgtgaccccaaaaagggtttcaacggtagagtttcaatcccccactggtttttacagtgtggtccacttgatagttaggtATGTCGACgatctcgccaaatagatggacggtttggatataacacatacctcatgatcaaacccacggaACCTGCTAGCGTTAATACACTAGCTACATAGCTGCATAACTAttgtaggtatgtgtcgtgcgaagacgagcactgatgcttctcgagctcaagttgtacggttgaaaggagatcaaagttacttggaaacggactggctactccccctgccaatggttggtggtcgatgctctgtgggccccaccatgatgtatttgtttcattcatgccatccatctatctttctatatcattttagggtattagactaaaaatgaggtatatcctaatctcaagtggaccacattacatgaaacattgttgaatgaacatggaccattaaaaacttttcgagggtcaaaaaagttttggatcaagcttaggtctatatgacctaatcaacaaattggatatcaaataaatagtacagtgagccttaggaggattttaatggtggatatccaatcactattgttttcctgtgatgtggtctacatgagatttatatacctctcatttttgggatcgagaaataaaatgatccgtaaaaatggatgaacagcatggatgaaacacatacatcatggtggagcccagggagtaccgaccaccagccctgggctagtgtcaggggagtagccaatcggtttccAAGTTACATAGCCTcggggtgatgtatttattatatctacaccgttcatctacttttagagatcattttagagcattatccaaaaaaatgaatcatattcaaagatcatttggaccacaccacaaatagcagcggagataatgattttcaccgttaaacaattcatagggcccactataatgtttattttccatccaatctgtttataaggtcacaaagacctgaattaagaggaaaaataaatttcatattgatccaaaacttctgtgactcgaaaagggtttcaattctACATGTCtaatcccccacttctttttacagtttggtccacttgataattagatttgtCTTACTTTTCGTCTCAAAATTtatgatgagctcgccaaatgaatggacggtatgaatatagcacatacctcgtgatcaaacCCACATAATTTACCGCTTCCCCCAAGACACTTTTTGCTTTGTTTTTTCTCGGGATGATTTTGCCCTTTGCATCGACCGCAGTTGTATGTAGAGAAAATCTAGGGGGGCACggtccactgttgaaatctttttgggcCCACTTATATGATTAGCTTTTCTCTCTAGATACTTTTAAAACATATTTTGTTACTTTATTAATACCTTTCCCTGTCTAATTTCATataacatttatttctttttcaacaTCACTTTCTCCGGACAGCGTAGGTCTTTTTTGATCTTTTttaaattccacatttatttctttttcaacaTCACTTTCTCTAGACAGCGTaggatttttatgttttttctctTTCTTAATTCCACCGCCTAATTTTTCAACACCTACTGACTTCACTCCCTTTTTTAAATCGGGGCTGAGACCTACCtccccggcccgttgacagccctaaacAAATACATCTTACACGCATGATCAACTGCCAGATTAACAGGTGGGCCTGAACCAGGTCCATTCTGAGGAGAACGGGTTTTTGTGTTGGGCCGGGCCGGTCCAGGCCCAATCTGGTTTAGGCCTAATGAAGCTAGCACAACCTTGGGTCAGACCTCCCATGCTGTAAAGGGAGCTTACAAAGAGCACATCCAACTAACTAGCCATTCGGTAGGGGGTGTAAAAAGCAACGGCTGAAACAGTTCCGACATTCAACTAGTAAAAGCTTACAAATGCATGAAAAACGAAAAGAGTAGCATCACTTGTTAAAGAAAGCAGCTAACCGTTTCAACATCAGCCCAGCATTCTCACATGTGGGCTTGAACAGATGGAACACATGGCCCTCCTCTTCAACCGCGTACATCTCCAACGTCCCTTTCCATCCACTGGACTCCAACGCGCGATAGTAGATCCAACCACGCTCCTTCAAAAAATCATTCTCGGCCACGCACACGAGCACACGTGTGCAACCCAAGCCCGACAGGTCCGGAGCCCCATCCGCCACAGGATTGACCAACGGATCGTCTAAGCCGGTCGTGGATGGGCATAGATACGTCCACAGGTCCGGCTTCCCTTCCTTTCGGAAGGACACCTCCATCCCGACCGGCTGCGATCCCCAAAAGTAGGGATGGATCAGGATCGCACCGTTGATCTTCACGCCGTGGCCCACTCCCTCACGCCCCGCTCGCATCGCGAGGTTGTGCGCAATGTTGGCGCCCGCGCTGTCCCCCGACACGATCAGACGGTCGAAATCGGCGTGGTCCGTCAGCCACGCCTCGGGCCCTCCACCCGACGCGTAGGAGGCCACCCACTGGAGCGCGGCCCAGGAATCGTCGTACGCGATCGGGAGACGGTGCTCGGGCGCGAGCCTGTACTCGACCGACACCGCCACGATGTTCGCCTCGGCGACTAGGGAATTGAGATAGCGGTGGTACGTGGGAGAGAAGGCCGATTCGATGCAGAACCCTCCGCCGTGGTAGTAGACTAGGGTCGGGATCTTTTGCAGCGTGTCGGAGAGTTTCGGAAGGTAGAGGCGAGCCGACAAGCCTGTTTCGGGCGAAATCACGACGTCTTTGGATTCGACGCCCGTCTGTGGATCCACCGATGCGGGCACGCTGCTTACACCCAGGAGGCGTTCTACCCGTCCATTTTTGTACACGCGGATGAATGGCGAAAAATCATGTTCTATTTGATCGCTTTGATTCATTTCGAGATCGAAATCCAGATAgatggattgagagagagagagagagagagagagagagagaagaacaagACTTGTGTATAGATGAGAAAGGGTACAATAACCTTCTTTGCAAATGAGCAGGTGATAAAGCAGATGGGGTGGTTTGGTGAGTATTCAGTGGACGTCCATTTCGCGTGGGTGGGAAGTACGTGGGACCCAGGTATTCGTAGAGAGCCTAGAGTTTCGTGATCGTCGCGACTTAGGCTCCATCGTGTGTCGCCACCTACTGGGCCCACGCATATGAGATTTGTCCGATGAATTGAACCAATCATATTTATATTGCTACCACAAATAAGCTATTATACCGTAATCAGGCTCTAGTGATGACCCTAAATTTTGATTTGTGAAGTTTGTTCGTtagtaggaagcggattggccggtataccacacaccaccgacctggctgtgttgacgtcaccaagttctatggatcCCATCGTCCGTTTATTTGGCGAGATCGTCTGGACGAAAAGTAAGACAAATACGAAGATCGATTgtaccacactgtaaaaagcagtggggattgaacgtctaccattgaaactctttttgggtcacaaaaattttggatgaatatgatatttgtttttccccttcatctaggtctttgtgaccttataaacggattggatggaaaataaatgttacgttTGGCTCTGTAAATGTTTTAACGTTGAGAATCATTGCCCCAttgatatttgtggtgtggtccaattgatcgttagatatgactcatttttgtaATCAATGACTAAAATGATATTGTCAAATGGATgatcggtgtggatataataaatacatcattgtagagCCATGTCACTTTGATGTCTTCTGAACCACCGAAGCTGATTGGctatgtaccacacaccagctatatagctggtgtagatcgtgcagtgcgaagacgagcgccgacgctcctcgagctgaCGAGCTCCACGTTGTACGAATGGTTGAAATGAGAtgaaagttatatgggcccacaatgatgtttttattatatccatgccgttcatccattttttgagatcagtttagatcattagacaaaaaatgaatcatatcaatagttcaaatggaccacaccaaaaatagcaacaaggataatgatttttaccattaaaaaaattcatagggcctaccataatgtttattttccatccaatctgttaagaAAGTCAgtaatacatggatgaagaggggaaataatttcatattgatccgaagcttctatgaccccaaaagggtttcccattgttttattttgcagtgtggtctactttatcTTAATATCTATCCTATTTTTAAGCTCAAACGAGGGTTATTTGGCagtgtggattggaggggattagagcGGATTGgaggggggtttcaaatccccttgattgaatgcagCATGAAGTAACTAGGGTTTCTAATCCcttctttgagggggtttgcaatccatggtgagagcttggattacacataaaatcatttcaatagttgcaagtgtaacatgtgtgtcactatacaatatcattctattgggcacatggcccactaatgataatcagcaccgtccaaatattgtccgtTTAAATTAGaacagtccaaacattgtcctgcactgtccaaacattattaatattaatcaacgattaaaaatcattggttagtcacttaaaCATGATCTTATACTTGCGgttcatccgagacttggaatttcatcattttcaggcaaaacatatatttcagcaggcttatcacaaccatagtgtcaaaaattatatatctcactaattaaggatattaaagttgatttaataattaaattcaaactcctgtaAATATATCAAGCAcgggtatttttgaattaaagttgattcacactccagggtgccaaacacaccatgaggattgccaatccagggggtttccaatatGGAGGGGgggaatccacgctcccaaataggccctaagactagctccccaaatggatggatggtttgaatataacacatacctcataatgagacCACAGAACTTGTCGACGTCAATACATCAGTGTGTGATACACCagtctaggggtgcacatttaaccggtagaaccgtggaaccggaccggaaccgaccaaacggtccggtttggtccggttctagagtgcaccggttctggttccgattccaaaaatcaaagaaccggtgacatcggttcggttcttggtttgggggtatgtagaactgaaccgaaccaTGAACCGATCCGttgaaccaaaccgtggatccgatccgtagaaccaaaccatgGAACCGAATCGTGGAAtcgaaccgatgtatttttgcacaccttataattattttctctagaacaattattttcgtaaatatatttttgcacaccttatacaatatctaaaccattcatcaaatggactataaaatggatggacatgggcttgcaattgggctggattataaaaagcccagaaccatggAAACGATccagaaccgaaccggttttaacggttcggttccgatttcaccctggaaccggaccaaaccgatcTATGTGCACCcctacaccagtcaatccgcttcccttttgaaccattcgtaaaacttggagctcgaggagcatagCGCTCCCCCGCGTGACATAGACCCACACGCTagtttggtggtgtgtggtacaccagccagtcgAGTCCGGATCCTCTTTTTGCCAAAAGCATCTCGTCGTTGGAGAAGGATTGACTACTCCTCGTGACACCAACCCCGTGGCTGCtagttggtgctatgtgggcctcaccatattgtatgtttttcattcattctgttcatctatttttagatatcattttagggcttgatgcaaaaaatgataggAATACAATTATCAAGTACACCACAtcttaggaaaaaaaataatgattggatatccaccattaaaatcctcctaaggcttaatgtactgtttatttgacatctaatctgttgattaggtcataaagattcagatgaagggaaacaataaatatcaacttgatccaaagcttttatggtcccaaaacgtttttaatggtcaacgttcattcaacactgtttcctataaattggtccacttgagattgagatatatctcattttttttcttttatgctataaaatgatctataaaaatagaaggacagaatggatgaaacacaaaaatcacggtggggccacagagcaccgaccaccagcaaatggctgatggcagggggagcagccaatccgcttc
This window encodes:
- the LOC131242452 gene encoding probable carboxylesterase 2, which gives rise to MNQSDQIEHDFSPFIRVYKNGRVERLLGVSSVPASVDPQTGVESKDVVISPETGLSARLYLPKLSDTLQKIPTLVYYHGGGFCIESAFSPTYHRYLNSLVAEANIVAVSVEYRLAPEHRLPIAYDDSWAALQWVASYASGGGPEAWLTDHADFDRLIVSGDSAGANIAHNLAMRAGREGVGHGVKINGAILIHPYFWGSQPVGMEVSFRKEGKPDLWTYLCPSTTGLDDPLVNPVADGAPDLSGLGCTRVLVCVAENDFLKERGWIYYRALESSGWKGTLEMYAVEEEGHVFHLFKPTCENAGLMLKRLAAFFNK